One part of the Ciona intestinalis chromosome 5, KH, whole genome shotgun sequence genome encodes these proteins:
- the LOC100185046 gene encoding sodium channel protein type 9 subunit alpha-like — protein sequence MSLKMEEEDTKPIEEIEGYHLLTPALLNKLQKRRNHLRQKKQEGNVGNSAAKQAVFKGLDQSWIPTSEEIVEPEHKPDPTLTDGQELPQYYGRFKKSLYNKPILDIDPYYKERGESTFCVVTQRFGTDHVYRFSATRGFFVFSPFQPLRQLAIRIILHPLFDAIVMTTILVNCVFLGLNEEIAAAEYLFTALYTFEMVVKMVGRGFILNPFTYLRDPWNWLDFIVVIIAYATILGSASNVSSLRTFRVVRAFKSVSIVPGLRTIVNALFHSMKPLAEVMFIMCFLLIVVSLIALQAYQGVLRRRCVKHPPSGLSEEAYFNYTHDKANWNDVDGEKVVCGNSTGSGICPASYICLSDVSENPNYGHTNFDHMGYALLTSFQLLTLDYWENVYNMIIRAEGPWNILFFFMSVFLGPFYLLNLLLAVVTLAYSKEHEKQNQFEEMRARAKLRAKRRAIRRQKLKEKAASALKSLTAKENESVTPVRSFGDLVARMKPISEQTISEQREDGSASVLGSMASGVDGSHSNLTRGSNGAPKSKMEAFQTGRNELSLDSSESSKRTHSIWYRRYMRVRAWYLRTFCSWTCCPGFLTFQKHLKTVINHKLFETVIMLSIIINTLFLAIDHHGISPELNNALNVGNHVFTGIFTVEAIIKITALGVAGYAKELWNLFDFVIVFISLIEVGLSFSGGGESSAPDLTVLRTLRLLRVFRLARMWGTMHKLVSIIWKSVSAVSYLTIVLFLILYIFAVIGKQLYSKQYMASASRFEDNNIPRWSFIDFYHSFLLVWRVMCGEWIEPLYDCMYITNNDGLCIPLFLTITFVANFMILNLFTAILLEAFNVDNLAKGKREKENSEKLKRGIDVIRSKIKKKSQNVNPEQSITDDQNKQDDTDSNKTESSSTSKQLLPPQMNTRRRESCSVNELFELPESSKIMTHKRKNEEKVNIVPKAKPRPKLAKQTSIRIDPDNSEVIELPRIVEEPSGEQTDVSNNGAGHEMYHSTSNSVKKLQSNGIKHNLRNVKEKKIKVRCFSSCCCSCTDARENENIAVTVEDDAEEEEEEVVNPPGCLPEWFLKRYPSWKETPDTVPYRLWRNIRMCCYMLVKHRFFEWFILFLILSSTVCLAMEDIHLNSDPVRKLVLERLEYVFTALFTVEMVLKWLGIGPVKYFTSFWCVLDCAIVASSWIGIVLSQAAQFRSLRTLRALRPLRAISRWQGMKVVVNALIYCIPSIGNVLCVCLLIWMVFGIMGVQFFKGRFFKCVDANEEKVTDLRVVNYTTCIQHNYTWINPNVNFDHVGNAMIALFQVATFEGWIEIMADASDIMGPQIQPRREASKYYLIYFVIFVLVGSFFILNLIVGVIIESFQKLRKQTDTSSAVEALLTDNQKNFYKTMRTMLNRKPKKTISPPRNRWQLRIFNLVTHSRFELAVFLLILMNMITLMMEHYKMSYEWTVALKYADISFTALFSIEAGLKLIGMRYHYFRDAFNVFDFIVILVSIIGFILENLVALIVSPTLLRIVRVFRVFRVLRVVRAARGIRRLILTLMISIPALFNIAVLLGVFIIIFAILGMTMFMNVKLNGALNDQVNFQTFGNSLMVLFRLVTSAGWNDVMDPLMNTRDCIPLTDNNPGNCGDPVAAVLYFVFYIFIIFLVIVNMYIAIILENFDEIFQQDECGVSQGDFETFYMVWGRYDPRATQFVTLTELSNLLHDLHPPFQLPKPNLVKIGALDLPVLYGDKVHCLDVLFALVKRILGEVEISADMKKEAEERLLKSFPNRSTLKAETTTLVLRQQIRAAKIIQDAWKSFAKLRKEAGSSNGTKESSPTDKWDCMLKLXPRPTSTPVLIGATDEFLTPEPIVETKDDAGNVEDKMEKITEEKTDTTEVLDVPSPSKSPLLTVNNANNNSNTTSAVPAPQVVPNVSSFPNRTIDKPIKIIENTHAFVSPDKSPNFSAFQSRPKTAADVRVRALVNTSRPKSAERVRMTDLATGPRAKQRVQNPRLEPQKQNFLKETTSFTSDASNFPAKTDKES from the exons GCCTTGATCAGTCATGGATTCCAACTTCTGAGGAGATTGTTGAACCAGAACATAAACCTGATCCCACCCTTACTGACGGGCAAGAACTGCCTCAGTATTATGGGCGTTTCAAGAAGAGTCTGTACAACAAACCAATTTTAGATATCGACCCGTATTACAAAGAACGTGGTGAAAGc acaTTTTGTGTGGTTACACAACGATTTGGAACAGACCATGTCTATAGGTTCAGTGCGACCAGAGGATTCTTTGTCTTCTCACCATTTCAACCCCTGCGTCAACTTGCTATTCGAATTATATTACATCC ATTATTTGATGCAATTGTCATGACAACCATCCTCGTAAATTGTGTATTTCTTGGTTTAAATGAAGAAATTGCAGCAGCTGA ATATCTTTTTACTGCACTATACACATTTGAGATGGTGGTAAAGATGGTTGGGCGTGGATTCATTTTGAATCCGTTCACTTATCTACGTGACCCGTGGAACTGGCTAGACTTTATTGTTGTCATTATTGC GTATGCTACAATACTTGGGTCGGCAAGTAATGTGTCGAGTCTCAGAACTTTCCGGGTGGTTCGtgctttcaaatcagtttccATTGTTCCtg GTTTAAGAACGATTGTAAACGCTCTCTTCCACTCCATGAAGCCTCTCGCTGAAGTGATGTTCATCATGTGTTTCCTCCTCATTGTTGTCTCACTTATTGCTCTCCAAGCTTACCAGGGAGTCCTGAGGAGGAGGTGTGTGAAGCATCCTCCGTCTGGACTCTCTGAAGAGGCTTACTTCAACTACACGCATGATAAAG CAAACTGGAACGATGTTGACGGGGAAAAAGTTGTGTGTGGAAACAGCACTGGAAGCGG AATCTGTCCAGCAAGCTACATATGTTTAAGTGATGTCTCTGAGAATCCTAATTATGGTCATACCAACTTTGATCACATGGGATATGCCTTGCTTACATCATTTCAACTTTTAACACTCGACTATTGGGAGAATGTTTATAACATG ATTATTCGAGCGGAGGGTCCttggaatattttattcttctttATGTCGGTGTTTCTTGGTCCGTTCTACCTTCTAAACCTTCTTCTTGCTGTGGTAACGCTTGCTTACAGTAAAGAGCACGAGAAGCAG AATCAGTTTGAAGAAATGCGGGCGAGAGCAAAACTTAGAGCAAAAAGAAGAGCAATCAGACGTCAAAAACTAAAAGAGAAAGCTGCATCAGCGCTAAAGTCTTTGACAGCAAAGGAAAACGAGAGCGTTACACCTGTGCGTTCATTTGGAGATCTCGTCGCCAGGATGAAACCAATCTCGGAGCAGACCATCTCGGAGCAAAGGGAAGATGGATCAGCTTCTGTTCTTGGGAGCATGGCATCCGGAGTGGACGGATCACACTCCAACCTTACGCGAGGATCAAATGGAGCTCCAAAATCTAAAATGGAGGCTTTTCAAACTGGAAGAAATGAGTTATCTTTAGACAGCTCTGAATCTT CCAAGCGAACCCATTCAATCTGGTACCGTCGATATATGCGTGTTCGTGCATGGTATCTCAGAACTTTCTGCAGTTGGACTTGTTGCCCAGGATTTTTGACTTTTCAAAAGCATCTAAAAACT GTTATTAACCACAAGTTGTTTGAGACAGTGATCATGTTAAGCATCATAATCAACACATTGTTTCTTGCTATCGACCACCATGGGATCTCACCTGAACTTAACAATGCTCTTAATGTTGGGAAtcat GTGTTTACCGGAATTTTTACTGTGGAAGCAATTATAAAGATAACAGCATTAGGAGTGGCTGGTTATGCAAAGGAACTGTGGAACTTGTTTGACTTCGTTATTGTCTTCATCAGCTTGATTGAAGTTGGACTCAGTTTTTCAGGAGGAGGAGAATCTTCTGCTCCGGACCTGACTGTGCTCAGGACTTTAAGATTG TTGCGTGTGTTTCGTCTTGCAAGAATGTGGGGCACAATGCATAAACTTGTCTCTATTATATGGAAAAGTGTCAGTGCCGTGAGCTATCTTACCATCGTACTTTTCCTTATTCTCTACATTTTCGCTGTAATAG gaAAGCAGTTGTACAGTAAGCAGTACATGGCGAGTGCCAGCCGTTTTGAAGACAACAACATCCCCCGTTGGAGTTTTATTGACTTTTATCATTCCTTCCTTCTCGTGTGGCGAGTTATGTGTGGGGAATGGATTGAACCTTTATATGATTGCATGTACATCACCAACAATGATGGATTGTGTATTCCTCTTTTTCTCACAATCACATTTGTAGCAAACTTCAT gatACTGAACTTATTCACTGCTATTTTACTGGAAGCATTTAATGTTGACAACCTTGCGAAGGGAAAACGAGAAAAGGAGAATtctgaaaagttaaaaaga GGAATTGATGTTATTCgaagcaaaattaaaaagaaatcacAAAATGTGAACCCAGAACAAAGTATAACTGATGATCAGAACAAACAAGATGATACTGACTCAaataaaacag aatCTAGCAGCACATCAAAACAGCTTCTTCCACCACAAATGAACACTCGAAGAAGGGAATCATGCAGCGTTAACGAACTCTTTGAGCTTCCAGAAAGTTCCAAAATCATGACGCACAAGCGTAAAAATGAAGAGAAAGTAAACATTGTCCCGAAAGCAAAGCCAAGGCCAAAACTCGCAAAGCAAACCAGTATAAG AATTGATCCCGATAACTCTGAAGTCATTGAACTTCCAAGGATTGTTGAGGAACCTTCAGGGGAGCAAACGGATGTTTCAAATAATGGAGCAGGGCATGAAATGTACCACAGCACATCCAATAGTGTGAAGAAGTTACAATCGAATGGAATCAAACATAATCTTAGAAATGTGAAAGAGAAAAAGATAAAG GTTAGATGCTTCTCCTCGTGTTGCTGCTCCTGCACAGATGCaagagaaaatgaaaatattgcGGTCACTGTTGAGGATGAtgcagaagaagaagaggaagaagttGTCAATCCTCCAGGATGCCTCCCAGAGTGGTTTTTAAAAcg GTACCCGAGCTGGAAAGAAACACCAGACACTGTTCCATATAGATTATGGCGTAATATACGCATGTGTTGTTACATGTTGGTCAAACACAGATTCTTTGAATGGTTTATTCTCTTCCTTATTCTCTCCAGCACAGTTTGCTTG GCAATGGAAGATATTCACTTAAACAGTGACCCTGTTAGAAAATTAGTGTTGGAACGTCTCGAATACGTATTCACTGCGTTATTTACTGtggaaatggttttaaaatggcTTGGTATTGGACCTGTCAAGTATTTTACCAGTTTCTGGTGTGTCTTGGATTGCGCAATAGTTGCA tcATCATGGATAGGAATTGTACTCTCACAAGCCGCACAGTTCCGATCTTTAAGAACCCTTCGTGCTTTAAGACCATTGAGGGCCATTTCTAGATGGCAGGGAATGAAG GTTGTAGTAAATGCATTGATCTACTGCATTCCATCCATTGGGAATGTACTGTGTGTGTGTCTCCTCATATGGATGGTGTTTGGAATTATGGGGGTGCAGTTTTTTAAAGGGCGATTTTTCAA ATGTGTTGACGCTAATGAAGAAAAAGTGACAGATCTTCGTGTTGTAAATTATACAACTTGTATCCAGCATAATTATACATGGATTAATCCGAATGTTAATTTTGATCATGTTGGAAATGCAATGATTGCTTTATTTCAAGTG GCAACATTTGAAGGGTGGATTGAGATAATGGCAGATGCGAGTGACATAATGGGGCCACAAATACAACCGCGTAGAGAGGCGTCAAAATATTATCTCATTTACTTCGTCATATTTGTTCTTGTGGGATCATTTTTTATCTTGAACTTAATAGTTGGAGTGATTATTGAAAGCTTTCAAAAACTTAGGAaacag actGACACATCATCAGCAGTTGAAGCATTGCTCACGGACAATCagaaaaacttttacaaaacaatgagAACCATGCTGAATAGGAAACCTAAGAAAACAATATCTCCACCTAGG AATCGATGGCAACTTCGAATATTCAACCTTGTGACTCACAGCCGATTTGAACTTGCTGTATTTCTACTCATTCTAATGAACATGATAACTCTAATGATGGAGCATTACAAGATGTCCTATGAATGGACCGTGGCGCTAAAATATGCAGATATTTCTTTCACCGCACTTTTCTCAATAGAAGCAGGCCTCAAACTGATAGGAATGAGATATCATTATTTCCGAGATGCATTCAATGTGTTTGATTTCATTGTTATCCTTGTATCAATTATAG GATTCATATTGGAGAATCTGGTTGCTCTCATTGTGTCTCCAACTCTTCTGAGGATCGTTCGCGTCTTCCGAGTTTTTCGTGTTCTCCGAGTCGTGAGAGCAGCGAGAGGCATTCGGAGATTGATCCTCACATTGATGATCTCGATTCCTGCACTTTTCAACATCGCTGTTCTTCTTGGTGTCTTCATTATCATCTTCGCCATattag GCATGACCATGTTTATGAATGTAAAACTAAACGGGGCGCTCAATGACCAAGTTAACTTTCAAACCTTTGGCAACTCACTCATGGTCTTGTTTCGACTGGTAACATCAGCGGGGTGGAATGACGTGATGGATCCTCTCATGAATACAAGGGATTGTATACCACTAACTGATAACAACCCTGGAAACTGTGGGGATCCTGTAgcagctgttttgtattttgtcttctatatctttattatatttttgg TGATAGTGAACATGTACATAGCCATTATTCTCGAGAATTTTGATGAGATTTTCCAGCAAGATGAGTGCGGGGTGTCACAGGGTGATTTCGAGACGTTTTACATGGTCTGGGGTCGTTACGATCCAAGGGCAACTCAGTTTGTGACACTGACTGAGCTCTCCAACTTACTACATGATTTGCACCCCCCTTTCCAACTTCCAAAACCCAATCTG gTCAAAATCGGGGCCTTGGACCTACCTGTATTATACGGGGACAAAGTCCACTGTTTGGACGTTCTGTTCGCGCTGGTGAAGCGCATTTTAGGAGAAGTAGAAATATCTGCAGATATGAAAAAGGAAGCTGAAGAGAGATTGCTAAAATCTTTTCCAAACCGAAGCACATTAAAAGCTGAAACTACTACGCTTGTTCTCAGGCAGCAAATACGTGCTGCTAAAATAATTCAG GACGCTTGGAAATCCTTTGCTAAACTTCGAAAAGAGGCTGGGTCATCTAACGGAACCAAGGAATCCTCACCTACTGATAAATGGGACTGCATGTTGAAGCTTNAACCCCGTCCTACTAGCACACCTGTTCTAATCGGCGCTACCGACGAATTCTTAACTCCTGAACCAATAGTTGAGACAAAAGACGATGCTGGTAACGTTGAAGACAAAATGGAGAAAATTACTGAAGAGAAAACAGACACCACCGAGGTATTGGATGTACCATCGCCGTCCAAGTCGCCGCTGCTAACTGTCAATAATGCCAATAACAACAGCAACACCACCAGCGCTGTACCCGCTCCCCAAGTCGTGCCAAACGTGTCTTCGTTCCCGAATCGAACGATAGATAAGCCCATCAAAATAATTGAGAACACACATGCGTTCGTGTCACCCGACAAGTCGCCTAATTTCTCGGCGTTTCAATCGCGCCCGAAAACTGCAGCCGACGTCCGCGTGAGGGCGCTAGTGAACACTTCGCGGCCGAAATCTGCCGAAAGAGTTCGGATGACAGACTTGGCTACTGGCCCGAGAGCTAAACAGAGGGTACAGAACCCCCGCTTAGAACCACAGAAGCAGAACTTCTTAAAAGAAACGACTTCTTTTACGAGCGACGCGTCAAATTTTCCCGCAAAGACCGATAAAGAGTCTTGA